One genomic window of Pocillopora verrucosa isolate sample1 chromosome 8, ASM3666991v2, whole genome shotgun sequence includes the following:
- the LOC131774067 gene encoding uncharacterized protein: protein MKELASVFGFVALFFLSCCAEDQGSDCLYVSHLSGKDLPQCGSFAVPCRTLPQALLLVNDGDKICLNGTNSESNPYECLKTVGPKGTKLRAVGKRVSIQGVSSPAHISCGLVFASRLKYGSVKLSFSNLVFNNSRYGLVFLNVPSYDVVIYKCKFINCYKAIFMLWEGRQGSSFISQKSSLEVTDSKFHNNAFSIQFGPKYKIGSVKVSLSNLLFDNGTYGVVLVDVPSYDVVISDCKFNNCYKAIFMLWEGSQGSSFINQKSSLEVTDSKFRNNTISIEFGPKFKNGPIKVSLSNLLVDNGTYGLVLVNVSSFDIVIAKCKFFNFSEAAVGLYWNQINYVIREKSSLVATDSKFRYNAKSILVMLPNDFFEMTVSRCLFQGAKGRFHVTNDDRSIKGAVFVRSQASSVITYPIRVLVSITDSIFQDLGHRDNSFAVSIRVNNLFGDGNVSLFNTSFLNNENSVFVHGGFKVNLTHVRVHSTYGYAIIANAPPKTLIKAPGVKVFLERCVLVNNRIGIRMSTTTCLDNTYRYCSTGDQTLVVKNSLILGGNETLGTGDAVRFGMSFPKQNYSRAVLRPRKEKVYLSPDFEAKLLLENVTFRGLHDCALSVSVERNVSGLISVKNCRFLNNTQFVNRLDERAIVQIEFTNVDPPQCPHKRKGNKSEELMWNKTFELPVIFEDTRFENNAGIAGTLNLLNGNATLNNCTFKNNEGVAMGGQVYLRTGFGILNIVNSSFHQTKSAERYRASRTGCFLQSESAGQLKVEQSSFIADDNRQYDPIFAATKSSSILIDDSSSFRCPSGRKITIEKITEEDGFELVKETFGKRSKTCWIRVQYIKLLCEECPDGFYSLQRGWASGFHVHEETKCIKCPYGAKCERGNVLAQENFWGSKVNRTSSTLKFIPCPLEYCKTPTHSATQTYNGCYGSRTGVLCGECAEGYSEALYSTSCQKNEKCHDHWFWLVSLIYILAFALYLVFKPPVFKWLYRQGVWFRSTSNSNSRLEAPNGDSRDKHDAGYLKITFYFYQVADILMVTSKETTAHVIPFVTPIVALFNFQVRNFKGSIGCPFPGFTVVTKELFFCLKFLATLLSIPLIYTIHRAISRFRPIPKPSLRLYLAVVLETLLLGYKTLADTSLTLMHCVPVELEWRLFIDGNIQCWQWWQYLQIVFILAFVIPFVLVLFWGSLMLSKDKVSAKEFLTSCAFPMPFLFIWLFRCCKRKGYTSQYEYLPGSSKDTDDIKKVLYDPFRSASDGDHGTLYWESVLVGRRFLLLIISTFIVDPLKRFVCLGIACVLILAHHLLMRPFRDRKANICESLSLVSLTAICTFNLAKVTIIAQGLEPAGPEIIFFHALRWIEVALLGFLPAIAFILVVLVAFSQIVRLLYHCVKLLH from the coding sequence GTGCGGAGGACCAAGGGAGTGATTGTCTCTACGTATCCCATCTCAGCGGTAAAGACTTGCCTCAATGTGGCTCTTTTGCTGTGCCCTGCCGGACATTACCACAAGCGCTACTTCTAGTAAACGATGGTGACAAAATTTGCCTCAATGGAACAAACAGTGAGTCAAATCCATACGAATGTTTGAAAACGGTTGGTCCCAAGGGTACGAAATTGAGAGCTGTGGGGAAAAGAGTATCAATACAAGGTGTGTCCTCCCCAGCACACATTTCATGTGGCTTAGTATTTGCATCAAGGTTGAAATATGGCTCTGTCAAGCTTTCTTTCTCAAACCTTGTATTCAACAATAGTAGGTATGGATTAGTTTTCCTCAATGTGCCCTCCTATGATGTCGTCATCTACAAGTGCAAATTTATCAATTGCTATAAGGCCATATTCATGTTGTGGGAAGGACGTCAGGGTTCTTCTTTCATCAGTCAAAAGTCTTCACTTGAGGTTACTGATAGCAAATTCCACAACAACGCATTCAGCATACAATTTGGTCCAAAGTACAAAATCGGTTCCGTTAAAGTTTCTCTGTCAAACCTTCTTTTCGACAATGGCACTTATGGTGTAGTCCTCGTCGATGTGCCTTCTTATGATGTCGTCATCTCCGATTGCAAATTTAACAATTGCTATAAGGCCATTTTCATGTTGTGGGAAGGAAGTCAGGGTTCTTCTTTCATCAATCAAAAGTCCTCACTTGAGGTTACTGATAGCAAATTCCGCAACAACACAATCAGTATAGAATTTGGTCCAAAGTTCAAAAACGGTCCTATTAAAGTTTCTCTGTCAAACCTTCTTGTCGACAATGGTACTTATGGTTTAGTCCTGGTCAATGTGTCCTCCTTTGATATCGTCATCGCCAAATGCAAGTTTTTTAACTTCTCAGAGGCAGCCGTTGGTCTGTACTGGAATCAGATTAACTACGTCATCCGTGAAAAGAGTAGTCTCGTAGCCACTGATAGTAAATTCCGGTATAATGCAAAATCTATTCTTGTCATGCTCCCTAACGACTTCTTTGAGATGACCGTATCAAGATGTCTTTTCCAGGGCGCAAAGGGACGATTTCATGTCACAAATGATGATAGAAGTATAAAAGGTGCCGTGTTTGTCCGTTCCCAAGCTAGTTCTGTTATAACGTATCCTATCCGCGTGTTAGTCTCAATTACTGACTCTATTTTCCAAGACCTGGGTCATAGAGACAACAGCTTCGCTGTATCCATAAGAGTTAACAACCTCTTTGGCGATGGGAATGTATCATTATTTAACACGTCGTTTCTTAACAAcgaaaattctgtctttgtgCACGGCGGGTTTAAAGTAAATTTGACTCACGTGAGGGTTCATTCCACATACGGGTATGCTATCATAGCCAATGCTCCCCCTAAAACATTAATCAAAGCGCCAGGTGTAAAAGTCTTCCTTGAAAGGTGCGTCCTGGTGAACAACCGGATTGGCATAAGGATGTCAACGACTACTTGCTTAGATAATACGTACAGGTATTGTTCAACGGGCGACCAAACGCTTGTTGTCAAAAACAGTCTTATATTGGGAGGTAATGAAACATTAGGCACTGGTGATGCAGTCAGATTTGGAATGAGTTTCCCCAAACAGAACTATAGTCGTGCGGTCTTGAggccaagaaaagaaaaggtgtaTTTGTCGCCAGATTTTGAGGCAAAACTACTTCTTGAAAACGTTACTTTTCGAGGGTTACACGATTGTGCTCTTTCAGTTAGTGTAGAAAGGAATGTTAGTGGACTGATTTCGGTGAAAAACTGCAGGTTTCTTAACAACACTCAGTTTGTGAATAGACTAGATGAACGAGCAATTGTCCAAATTGAGTTTACGAATGTCGATCCACCCCAATGTCCgcataaaagaaaaggaaacaaaagtgaGGAACTAATGTGGAACAAGACATTTGAGTTACCGGTAATATTTGAAGATACTCGATTCGAAAACAACGCTGGTATCGCTGGAACTTTGAACTTGTTAAATGGTAATGCCACGTTGAACAACTGCACCTTTAAAAACAACGAAGGAGTAGCCATGGGAGGTCAAGTGTATCTGAGGACAGGTTTTGGAATTCTTAACATCGTTAACAGTAGTTTCCACCAAACAAAATCGGCGGAACGTTACCGTGCATCGAGAACTGGTTGCTTTCTTCAATCTGAGAGCGCTGGTCAGCTGAAAGTTGAACAATCGTCCTTTATAGCTGATGACAATAGGCAATACGATCCAATCTTCGCAGCTACGAAAAGCAGTTCCATACTGATCGACGACTCATCATCATTTCGATGTCCAAGTGGAAGGAAAATCACTATCGAGAAAATCACCGAAGAAGACGGATTTGAACTTGTAAAGGAAACATTTGGGAAGAGAAGTAAGACCTGCTGGATAAGAGTGCAATATATCAAATTACTCTGTGAAGAATGTCCTGATGGTTTCTACAGCTTACAGAGAGGATGGGCCAGTGGCTTCCATGTTCACGAGGAAACCAAGTGCATCAAGTGTCCCTACGGAGCAAAATGTGAGCGTGGAAACGTTTTAGCTCAAGAAAACTTTTGGGGTTCTAAAGTTAATAGAACCTCATCTACTCTGAAATTTATTCCATGTCCATTGGAATACTGCAAAACTCCAACTCATTCAGCTACTCAGACGTACAATGGTTGCTATGGTAGCAGGACAGGTGTATTATGTGGCGAATGTGCTGAGGGATACAGTGAAGCCTTGTACTCTACGTCATGtcaaaaaaacgaaaagtgCCATGATCACTGGTTTTGGTTGGTGAGCCTGATTTACATACTAGCATTTGCACTGTACCTTGTTTTTAAGCCTCCTGTCTTCAAGTGGCTGTATCGTCAAGGTGTTTGGTTTAGGAGTACATCCAATTCTAACAGCAGACTGGAAGCACCAAACGGAGATAGCAGAGATAAACACGATGCTGGGTACCTGAAGATCACCTTCTACTTTTATCAAGTTGCCGACATATTGATGGTCACTTCCAAAGAGACAACTGCCCACGTCATCCCTTTTGTTACACCAATCGTTGCACTATTTAATTTCCAGGTAAGGAATTTTAAAGGCAGCATTGGATGCCCATTTCCTGGCTTCACTGTTGTCACCAAAGAGCTGTTTTTCTGCTTGAAGTTCCTGGCAACATTGCTCTCCATTCCCCTAATTTACACCATCCACCGAGCTATAAGCAGGTTCCGCCCCATTCCAAAGCCTTCGCTGAGACTATACCTGGCTGTTGTTCTGGAGACCCTGTTACTTGGATACAAAACCCTCGCAGATACATCCCTTACTCTCATGCACTGCGTTCCCGTAGAGCTGGAGTGGCGTCTGTTCATAGATGGAAACATTCAATGCTGGCAGTGGTGGCAGTACTTACAAATTGTCTTCATCTTGGCATTTGTCATCCCTTTTGTTCTCGTCCTTTTCTGGGGATCGCTGATGCTTTCCAAAGACAAAGTGTCCGCCAAAGAGTTCCTGACATCGTGTGCATTTCCTATGCCCTTTCTTTTTATCTGGTTGTTTCGTTGTTGCAAGAGGAAAGGATATACAAGCCAGTATGAATACCTCCCGGGCAGCTCCAAGGATACCGATGacataaaaaaagttctttACGACCCATTCCGTTCAGCCTCTGATGGTGATCATGGTACTTTGTACTGGGAAAGCGTTCTCGTTGGTCGAAGATTTCTTCTGCTAATTATTAGTACCTTTATCGTCGATCCTTTGAAAAGATTCGTTTGTTTAGGAATTGCATGTGTTCTGATCTTGGCGCATCATCTCTTAATGAGGCCATTCCGCGATAGAAAGGCCAACATCTGTGAAAGTCTGTCTCTTGTGAGTTTGACTGCTATCTGCACGTTCAACTTGGCCAAAGTCACCATTATCGCTCAGGGACTCGAGCCTGCTGGACCGGAGATAATCTTTTTTCATGCTCTGAGGTGGATCGAGGTTGCCTTGCTTGGCTTCCTCCCAGCCATAGCCTTCATCCTTGTGGTTCTTGTGGCTTTCTCTCAAATCGTTCGCCTGCTGTACCATTGCGTGAAGCTTTTGCACTGA